GGCAAAGAATTCCAATTGAACTAGTTACTATTGGAACCATTGTTGTCATCCTGCCATGTCGCTTGCCATTGCTTGTCATAAAAGGTCGTCTCTTCAATCAGTTTCTTGATGTTATCTAAATCCTCATTCTTCCTGATTAAAAGCACTCCCACAACTGCTACAAACAACAGAGTTTTGGAAAAGAAGTTGCCCATTTGGTCAACCAGACCTACTCCAGTCAAGCTATCAACAAGGTAAGCCATGAAGAACCCTATCATTGCTGCCCGACCTGCACAAAACTCAAAACCACAAATTGTGGTTAAAACATTATAGGTCTTCACACTATATCAGGACGAGAAGGATATAGATTTTTTTTCACAAACCATTGAGCAATTCAGCTTCAGGTAGATGGAATCTCTTCATCCATGCCCACCAAGGAATGATGGATGTATCAAACACTACAGGGTCTTCATTACTGGTGGTTTCTGGATTATCCTGGAGCCATTTTCTTCTCCTGACCTCTGAGAAAAGGGTTCAAGTAACAAACAAGAGGAATCACAAAATAGGGAATATTATTGGACTATAGTGCCAAATATAGCAGAGAATCACCAATGTAAGTCTAAAAAGTGTTACCAGCATCAATAACAGCATCCCAGTCAGTGGTTCCATCTTTTGCAAACTGTTGCAAGTCCCAAGTGCCTCCAATCCACCTAGGGTCATCAAACTTGCTCAAAACCTCAGCATTTGCAGCCGATGTGGTCATAGCCGCTCCGTTAGACCCAGCAGAGACTTCCACGGCGTTTTCAATCTGGTTGGATGCTGGGTCTTCGACAGCAGCAACAGAAGCGGAAACCCCAGCTCCATTGTCTGGTAAAGACTTGGGAATAGTGGATAGTAGAAGAAAGGGTCTCTTGAAAGGGAGAGAAAGACTTGAATTGTGGGTTAAGTGTGGTCTGACAGAGAAAGATGTAGgtagaggaggaggagaaaacgTAGCCATGGATATGGGCTTTTTGAGGGTTGAATTATTGATGAAGTGATGAGTGTTTTTATTAGTTTGAGTTCATGGCTGAGTTTAGTTTGTCTGGACTCTGGAGTGGCGTGTGTTCTGAGGTTGTCACATGTCAGTTATCCTATGCCTGTAGGATTACTAATATTTCGactttaaaaggaaaataaataataaatgaagtTGGGGAGCAATTTGGCTTCAT
This window of the Gossypium arboreum isolate Shixiya-1 chromosome 12, ASM2569848v2, whole genome shotgun sequence genome carries:
- the LOC108476512 gene encoding light-harvesting complex-like protein 3 isotype 2, chloroplastic → MATFSPPPLPTSFSVRPHLTHNSSLSLPFKRPFLLLSTIPKSLPDNGAGVSASVAAVEDPASNQIENAVEVSAGSNGAAMTTSAANAEVLSKFDDPRWIGGTWDLQQFAKDGTTDWDAVIDAEVRRRKWLQDNPETTSNEDPVVFDTSIIPWWAWMKRFHLPEAELLNGRAAMIGFFMAYLVDSLTGVGLVDQMGNFFSKTLLFVAVVGVLLIRKNEDLDNIKKLIEETTFYDKQWQATWQDDNNGSNSN